One window from the genome of Corynebacterium sp. SCR221107 encodes:
- the hrpB gene encoding ATP-dependent helicase HrpB: MSQDNKAQRFDLLRIGEGLPVAAHESELREAIFGKGAGGAVVVQAPPGTGKTTFVPPLVANEVSGKVICVAPRRVAVRAAAHRLGQLAPQIRGVGFSIRGESSPGQRVEFVTPGVLLRRMLSDPELSGVDAVIVDEVHERQLDTDVVLGMLVELQQLREDLTLITMSATVDAGRFAQLLGAQVIRIESPIHPVELRYAQLPGRAECSREFLDSLARLAREQAVATGYSVLVFVPGVREVTRVVDTLAADRLVPAEVGIYPLHGGLSSKEQDAALRAAGQRIVVATSIAESSITVPGVRVVIDSGLARVPKRDNLRGMMGLVTVSSSQSSANQRAGRAGREGPGTVIRAYGAGEFAHFPAHVSPEIASADLTQALLFILAWGGSVQSFPLLDPPPALALEQARATLERLGAVVDGAITTLGRTLVRLPADPRLGRALLAAGSQAAPVIAALSEDLRGDIDRELPRVANLPRVRREVTRLSALVKDKGPVATGYVIGLAFPEFIARKSGEVYQLASGTRVDAAQAGLHAPWIAVADVSLGTTGTPRVGAAAAIDEAQALEILGVTEEVTATLVDGRLRGTRTRRAGAIVLSEVACQVTGAAAEQALARGIAEHGLGIFTFSEKAALLRDRLALLHATYGDPWPDIEAADPLAWLGPELAAIAAGKNASAIDLYPALQRLLPWPEATRLDELAPERLAVPSGRSVAIDYSGQRPIVKVKLQECFGLDSSPVICGMPVQFHLLSPAGRPLAVTDDLASFWAGPYQGVRAEMRGRYPKHPWPEDPTTALATAKTKNRM, from the coding sequence GTGAGTCAAGATAATAAGGCCCAGCGCTTCGATCTTTTGCGCATAGGCGAAGGCCTGCCGGTCGCCGCCCACGAGAGTGAGCTGCGGGAGGCGATCTTTGGGAAAGGCGCCGGTGGCGCGGTGGTGGTGCAGGCCCCGCCCGGCACGGGTAAGACCACCTTCGTGCCGCCGCTGGTAGCCAACGAGGTGTCGGGCAAGGTCATCTGCGTGGCTCCCAGGCGCGTGGCGGTGCGCGCCGCAGCGCACCGGCTAGGCCAGCTCGCCCCGCAGATACGTGGGGTGGGTTTTAGCATCCGCGGGGAATCGAGCCCAGGACAACGGGTGGAGTTTGTGACCCCCGGTGTGCTGCTGCGCCGGATGCTATCCGACCCGGAGCTTTCCGGTGTGGACGCGGTCATCGTCGATGAGGTCCACGAGCGCCAGCTGGACACCGATGTGGTGCTCGGCATGCTGGTGGAACTGCAGCAACTGCGCGAGGACCTCACGCTGATCACCATGTCCGCCACCGTGGATGCCGGGCGGTTTGCGCAGCTTCTGGGCGCGCAGGTGATAAGGATCGAGTCCCCGATTCATCCGGTGGAGCTGCGCTATGCACAGCTTCCCGGGCGTGCGGAGTGCTCGCGGGAGTTCCTCGACTCCTTGGCCCGCCTTGCCCGGGAGCAGGCGGTTGCCACGGGATATTCGGTGCTGGTCTTCGTCCCCGGTGTGCGGGAGGTAACCAGGGTCGTAGACACCCTGGCGGCGGATCGGCTGGTGCCCGCCGAGGTGGGGATCTACCCGCTGCACGGCGGTTTGAGTTCCAAAGAGCAGGATGCGGCGCTGCGCGCTGCGGGCCAGCGCATCGTGGTGGCCACCTCGATCGCGGAAAGCTCGATCACCGTGCCCGGGGTGCGGGTGGTCATCGACTCCGGGCTCGCGCGCGTGCCCAAGCGCGACAACCTGCGCGGAATGATGGGCCTGGTCACGGTGAGTTCTAGCCAGTCCTCGGCCAACCAGCGCGCCGGCCGCGCCGGCCGCGAGGGACCAGGCACCGTGATCCGGGCCTATGGCGCGGGCGAATTCGCGCACTTTCCTGCCCACGTCAGCCCGGAGATCGCCAGCGCGGATCTCACCCAGGCGCTGCTGTTCATCCTCGCCTGGGGCGGGTCGGTGCAGTCCTTCCCGCTGCTGGATCCACCACCTGCGCTGGCGCTGGAGCAGGCGCGCGCCACCTTGGAGCGCCTGGGCGCGGTGGTCGATGGTGCGATCACCACGCTCGGCCGCACACTCGTGCGCCTGCCCGCCGACCCCCGGCTGGGCCGCGCGCTGCTTGCTGCCGGTTCCCAGGCGGCACCGGTGATCGCGGCCTTGTCCGAGGACCTGCGCGGTGACATCGACCGCGAGCTACCCAGGGTTGCCAACCTTCCTCGGGTGCGCCGGGAGGTCACACGCCTGTCGGCGCTGGTTAAGGACAAGGGTCCCGTTGCCACCGGTTATGTCATCGGGCTGGCGTTCCCGGAGTTCATCGCGCGGAAGTCCGGCGAGGTGTACCAACTGGCCAGCGGCACCCGGGTCGATGCTGCGCAGGCGGGGCTTCATGCGCCGTGGATCGCGGTGGCCGATGTCTCCCTGGGCACCACCGGCACCCCGCGGGTGGGTGCTGCTGCGGCAATCGACGAGGCGCAGGCGCTGGAGATCCTCGGCGTGACCGAGGAGGTCACCGCCACGCTTGTCGACGGCCGCCTGCGCGGCACCCGCACCCGGCGCGCGGGCGCGATTGTGCTCTCCGAGGTCGCCTGCCAGGTAACAGGTGCCGCGGCTGAGCAGGCCCTGGCCCGGGGTATCGCCGAGCATGGTCTGGGGATCTTCACCTTCTCAGAGAAGGCCGCGCTCCTGCGTGATCGCCTCGCGCTGCTGCACGCAACTTATGGCGATCCCTGGCCGGATATTGAGGCCGCCGACCCCCTTGCCTGGCTCGGCCCGGAGCTTGCGGCCATCGCCGCCGGAAAGAATGCCTCGGCCATCGACCTCTACCCCGCCTTGCAAAGGCTGCTGCCGTGGCCGGAGGCCACCCGACTCGACGAGCTCGCACCCGAGCGCCTGGCCGTGCCCTCGGGGCGGTCGGTAGCCATCGACTACTCGGGGCAGCGCCCGATAGTGAAGGTGAAGCTGCAGGAGTGCTTCGGGCTGGATTCCTCCCCGGTCATCTGTGGGATGCCGGTGCAGTTTCACCTGCTCTCGCCTGCGGGCAGGCCGCTGGCGGTCACCGATGACCTCGCCAGCTTCTGGGCAGGCCCCTACCAAGGCGTGCGCGCGGAGATGCGCGGGCGCTATCCCAAGCACCCCTGGCCGGAGGATCCCACCACGGCGTTGGCTACTGCGAAGACCAAGAATCGCATGTAG
- a CDS encoding sugar O-acetyltransferase has protein sequence MSFDPATYSSLSDLRAGRWHLPVSPEIRELVTRTGELVFDYNHTRPSDHAGLARLLGKILNENSGRAVLKQPITIEYGRHTTIGEGTFINFGVTILDTAEVIIGERCMIGPNCQIITVTHPVDDVQMRNGGWEIAHTVRIGDRVWFGAGVTVLPGVTIGDDAIIGAGSVVTRDIPAGAIAVGNPARVVRYPDAARFERAQLADGLPVDALAGLWESQGK, from the coding sequence ATGAGCTTCGACCCGGCAACGTATTCTTCCCTGTCCGACTTACGCGCGGGACGCTGGCATCTGCCGGTAAGCCCCGAGATCCGCGAGCTGGTTACTCGCACCGGCGAGCTGGTCTTCGACTACAACCACACCCGGCCCAGCGATCACGCGGGCCTGGCCCGGCTGCTGGGGAAGATCCTCAATGAAAACAGCGGGCGCGCGGTCCTCAAGCAGCCGATCACCATCGAATATGGGCGGCACACCACCATCGGCGAGGGCACGTTCATCAACTTCGGCGTGACCATCCTCGATACCGCCGAGGTGATCATCGGCGAGCGCTGTATGATCGGGCCGAACTGCCAGATCATCACCGTCACCCACCCCGTCGACGATGTCCAGATGCGCAACGGCGGCTGGGAGATCGCGCACACCGTGCGCATCGGCGACCGCGTATGGTTCGGTGCGGGAGTGACCGTGCTACCGGGAGTGACCATCGGCGATGATGCCATTATCGGCGCGGGTTCGGTGGTCACCCGCGACATCCCCGCCGGCGCGATCGCGGTGGGCAACCCGGCGCGCGTGGTGCGCTACCCCGATGCGGCCCGCTTCGAGCGCGCCCAGCTTGCCGACGGCCTGCCGGTGGATGCGCTCGCGGGCTTGTGGGAGTCGCAAGGCAAGTGA